A single genomic interval of Hoplias malabaricus isolate fHopMal1 chromosome 7, fHopMal1.hap1, whole genome shotgun sequence harbors:
- the si:ch211-121a2.4 gene encoding transmembrane protein 205 has product MSTDREPCVTAKLLHLIFLSTFWGMQIWVTFISGFVMDSHLNRHTYGFIQSRLFPFYLHIGSACAFFNLTIFAMYHPSDLLNEKEAFQIFIFFVCVTVAAVNAQWFGQLTSEIMADMHIIEQGCGLGQDIGLSSNREAYSKLCETDPKYKRLSKRLWLYHMLSSLCNLCCIVCNGYSLYYLAENLSKL; this is encoded by the exons atgtccacagacaGAGAGCCATGTGTCACTGCTAAACTCCTTCACCTGATCTTTCTCTCCACCTTTTGGGGCATGCAGATATGGGTCACCTTCATCTCTG gctTTGTGATGGACAGTCATCTAAACAGGCACACATACGGCTTTATCCAAAGTCGACTGTTCCCCTTCTACCTGCACATTGGATCAGCCTGTGCCTTCTTCAATCTTACTATCTTTGCTATGTACCATCCCAGTGACCTGCTAAATGAAAAAGAGGCCTTTCAG atctttattttctttgtatGCGTGACTGTGGCAGCAGTGAATGCCCAGTGGTTTGGCCAGTTGACGTCCGAGATCATGGCAGACATGCACATTATTGAGCAGGGCTGTGGGCTGGGTCAGGACATTGGCCTGTCTTCCAACCGGGAGGCCTACTCCAAACTGTGTGAAACAGATCCCAAGTACAAGCGGTTAAGCAAACGGTTATGGCTTTACCACATGCTGTCCTCGCTCTGTAACTTGTGCTGTATTGTGTGTAATGGCTATAGTCTTTATTACCTAGCAGAGAACCTCAGTAAACTCTGA